The DNA region CGGCCCAGAGCACGTTTGCGTCGATCGGCGACGGCGACAGCGCGGTGATCGAACCCGTCGGAGCCGGCGTCACGCCGCTCGCGTACTTCCCGGTGTTCGCCGGCACGTCCCACGCCTGTCGCGTCAGGTCACCGCTGATGCGGGCCCAACTCCTGCCGCCGTCAGCGGTCTGGAACACGGCGTTCTGCGCGTAGAAGAGGACGCTCGGGTTCACGGGCGACCACTCGAGCGGCATCGTCCGCACGTTGCGGGTGTAGGTCATGCCCTTCGCGTCAGGCGCGGAAAGATCGGGGCCGACGTTTTTGATCTGGCCGGTCTTGCGGTTGAAGAGCGTGACGTTGTTGCGCGAACTGCCGTAGACCAGATCCGGGTTCTTCGGATCGGGCGCGGCTTCGCCGTACTCCTGGATCCCAACCGGGCTCCAGTTGCGGAACGTAATCTGACCATCGTTTCCGCGGCTGTCCACGCACGCCGATCCGGAATCCTGCTGGCCGCCGCACACGCGATACGGGAACGCGTTGTCTGTCGTCACGTGGTACATCGCCGCCGTCGGCTGCGTGTACCAGTTGCTCCAGCTCGTGCCGCGATTGCCCGAGACGACCGCGCCCTGGTCGGCCACGGCGAAGATGATGTCGGTGTTGTTCGGATTGATCCAGAGACCCTGATAATCGTCGCCGCCGGGTGCGCCGCGGACGGCGCTCCACGTCTGGCCGGCATCCTCCGATCGCCACAGCACCGTCGAACAGGTGTAGAGGACGTCGGGGTTCTTCGGGTCGACGATGACAGGCGGAAGGTCGCCGCCGCCGATGCGCCCAAGCGGCCGGTTGTCGGGCGTCCGGGTGCCCGAACCGTTCGGCCCTCGCACCGCGAGGAACCAGTGATCGCCGCCGTCGACAGACTTGTACAAGCCGATGCTGCCGCCGCCGCCACGCCCGGCCGGAGCCCCGGCCGCAGGCGGCCCTCCAGCCGCGGCCCGTCCTGCCGGCGCTGCGCCTTGCCCGGCCGGAGCCCCAGGCGAAGGCGGGCCCCCCGCGATCGTCGCGTAGAGGATCTTCGAATCGCCCGGCGCCACGCCGAGGTTGGCCTGAATGACGGCGGGCAACCCCTCAATCAGCTGCTTCCACGTGGTGCCGCCGTCGGTGGACTTGAAGATGCCACCACCGGTGCTCCCGAACGCGCCGCCTTCGATGTAGCTCTGCTGCTGCACCCAGAGCGCGGCATAGACCGTGTTTGGTTCGGACGGATCGATGCGGACGTCGTTCGCGCTGGTGTACTCGTCCTTGTAGAGCACCTTCTGGAAGGTCTTCCCGCCATCGGTCGATCGAAACACGCCGCGCTCGGCGTTTGGCCCGTACGGATGCCCGAGGGCGGCGACGAAGAGCCGATTGGGATCGCGCGGATCGACGTCGATCATCGCGATCATCTGGCTATCGAAGAGCCCCAGATGCGTCCATGTCTTTCCCGCGTCGGTGGATTTGTACACGCCGTTGCCGGTCGACAGATCCGGACGGATGATGGCGGCGCCGGTGCCGACATAGATGATCTGCGGATTAGAAGGCGCCACGGCGATCGCGCCGATGGAGCCGGTGGATTCACGATCGAAGATTGGGGTCCAGTTCGAGCCGTAATCGGTGGACCGCCAGACGCCACCGTTGTCGAAACCGACATAGAAGACGTTCGGCTGACTCGGCACGCCGGCGAGCGGGCGCGCGCGGCCGGCACGCGAGGGCCCAATCTGACGCCAGTGCATGGCCGACGCCGGGTCAACTCCGGCCTGCCGGGAGGAGAGTGTCGAAGACGCGGCGACGCCGCCGACGATGGTCGCGGCGATGAGGCATAGGCGAGTCAGGCGCATGGCGATTCCCTTCGGTGCAAGGAGATTTCCTTGGGACGCGTGGATTCTACCGCAATCCCTCCCGCCAGAAACAGACGCTGGCTCCGGCCCGGCCAGTTCAGACCTGCTGCTCTTCCTGCCACGGCACGAGCGCGGCCGAGAGGCGTTGCAGGAGGGCGTTGAAGACAATTCCCAGCGCCGCGATCACGAACAGGCTGGCGTAGAGCTGGTCAATGCGCAGCGTCTGCCAGGCCATCCAGATCATCGACCCCAGCCCGTTCTGCGTCAGCACCAGCTCGACGGCAATCGTCAGCAGAAGCGCCGTGTTCAGCGCGAGCCGCGCGCCGGCCAGCAGCAGCGGCAGGCTGCCGGGCAGAACGACCCGCGTCAGGACTTTCGCCCGGCTCGCACCGCAGTTGCGGGCGACCTCGAAGTGAATCGGGCTGATCTGTCGTACGCCCTCCATGGCGCTAATCAGTATCGGGAAGAACGCTGACGTGGCGATGACGACGATCTTTGCCGACTCGCCGATGCCAAAGACGACCATGACCAGAGGCAGGAGGGCAATCTTCGGGATTGGGTGCATGGCGGCTACCAATGGATCGCCCAGCGCGCGCGCCCGACGCGACCAGCCCATCGCCAGCCCGACCGCCGCTCCAGGCACGCCGCCCAGCGCGAGCCCGACGAGCACACGCCACACCGTCGCAGTTGTGTGGCGGGCCAGTTCGCCGCTCGCCGCGAGCGCGGCGACCTTCGAGGCGATCGCAGACGGCGCCGGCAGGAGCAGCGGCGGCAACCAGCCCAGGCGCGCCGCCCCTTCCCACGCCGCGAGCACGCCGCCGACGACACCTGGCAGCACGATCGCGCGCCACCGATCGCGGCTCGGGCTTCGGGTTACGACGTCGGGATCGACAGGCTTTTCCGTACGTCTTCCTCGAGGATCTTCCAGATGTGCCATCTAATTTCCGCTACCTGCGGTGGCGTCCTGCTCGCCACTTCCCGGGGGCGCTCGAACGGGATCTCGATCTCTTCTCTGATCCGCCCGGGACGACCGGTCATCACAAACACACGATCTCCGAGCCGGACGGCCTCGTCGATGTCGTGGGTCACGTGGATGACGATCTTGCGGTCGTCCTTCCAGATTCTCAGCAGCTCATCCTGGAGGACCATCCGGGTCTGCGCGTCCAGCGCGCCGAACGGCTCATCCATCAGGAGCACCTGCGGATCGGACACGAAGGCCCGAACGATGCCGACGCGCTGGCGCATTCCCACCGACAGTTGATAGGGGTAGTGATCGGCGAACGGCGTGAGCCCGACCTTCGCGATGAACGCGCGCGCCAGGCTGTGCCGTTCCGCCTGGGCCACGCCCTGCATCTCCAGTCCGAACGCCACGTTCTCCAGTACCGACATCCAGGGAAAGAGCCCGTGCTCCTGGAAGACGAGCGCAGTGCGAGGCCGGCCGCTCTCCGCGCTATTGGAAAACGTGACCTCTCCCGACGTCGGTGCCAGCAGGCCGGCGATGATCTTGAGCAGGGTGGTCTTGCCGCAGCCGCTCGGCCCGATGATGCAGACGAACTCCTGCGCGCGGACGGTGAAGCTCACGTCCTCCAGCGCGCGCATGCCATTGCCACCCGGCGGGTACACCTTGGCGATCCGGGAGCATCGAAGGTCCATTGTTCGCAGCGGTCCTCAGCGTGTGTCTTCCCAGAACACGAACATGTCCCAGCGTCGGGCCTTGATCCGACACCCGGGCAGATGACGGCTGTACGCGTCGCGGAACTCGGCCGGCGTCAGCTTTGGTCGCACGTAGTGGCGGACCCACCCCTGGCTGGTCCGAAACAACAGGACGCGGAACATCGTCCGGATCCCGAAAGCCCTCGCGTGCCCAGGCGCGGCCGCCAGTGCCCTCAGTATCGCCCAGGCCGGCAGCCGGTCCAGCCGAGGATGGCGCTGGACGAGATCCGCAATCAGGATGCGCCCGCCCGGCCTGACCACCCGGCGCAGTTCGGGCAGTGAAGTCTCCAGGCGCGTATTGTAGAGCGCCGCACTGCTGATGACGCAGTCGAACGACTTGTCGCCGAAGGGAAGCGCCTGCAGGTCGCCACGAACGAACTCGACGTTCGGCTTCTGCGCCTCGATGCTGCGTCTTGCGGCCACTGCCAGCATTGCACGCGAGATGTCCATGCCCACCACTCGCGCGGCGTGGTCCGCCACGTGAACCGCCAGGATCCCGGAGCCACAACCCGCATCCAGGACCGTTCCGCCATGGCCCGACAGGCCTTTCAAGAACGGCTCGAAGCGGGCCACCCCAAATGTCTGGGCCCAGAGATCGAACCCTTCAGCCAGCGGATCGAAAGCGGGGAGATTCATCGGCGCGCCTGGTTCGCGAAGTCCACGAACGCCGAATCCCAGAGCTGGCCCGGCGTGAGCGCGCGGTCCAGGAGATGTTTCCCAAGGCCCCAGCGTTGAAACTCCATCATGCTGCCCGTGTCGACGCGCCCGTCGCCGCGGACCGAGGGCCAGCAGGCCTTGCGGAGCAGATCGGCGTCGAGCCCGGTATGCCTCGCCACGATTTCGAGATTGCGGGCGGACTTTCCCTCGTTGTACTGCTCGACCGACGCGAGATAGGCCGTCATGAACCGTCGGCCCGCGTCAGGATTTCCCGTCAGCAGGGACGGACCGTACGCCGTGACCAGGTGCTGGTAGTTTGGTGCCACCTGCCCGGCCGACGCGAGAATGACCGCAGTTTCCGCCTGCACGATGCGCGTCAACCACGGCTCCAGGACGAACGCGGCGTCGACCGACCCGCTGCGTAACGCGTCGGCGACAACCGCTCCCTCGGGCAGGTCCACGATCGTGATATCGGCGAGTGCCAGCCCGGCCTGGGCCAGTAGTTTCTCGGTGACGTAGCCCGGGGAAGATGACGGGTTCAGGGCCACGCGCCGGCCCCGCAGGTCGGCAGGCCGACCCACAGTGCGATGCTCCACCAACGACCGCCTGACGACGAGCGCACCGTACGCGCAGCCAGTCGGGGCGATGAATCCCCTGTCGGACACAACCCTGATGCCGGCATTCTGTCCGATGGCGTTGAGCAGGCCGAGGCTGACGCTTCCGGTCCACACGTCCAGCGCGCCACGGGCGAGCGCCAGCAGCGCGTCGGTCGACCGGCTCACTTTCACGAACTCGACATCCAGCCCCTGCGCCGCGAAGTACCCTCCATCGGCCGCGACGAACAGCGGTGCCGAGGATAGTGACGGCAGGACCAGCACCTTCAACCTGACCGACCCCGCAGCGGGAGGGCGCACCGCAGAACGCGTGTCGCACGCCAGCATCTGGATCGCGATCGCGATGACGATCAGCCAGGTTGCCCACCGATGTCCTGTCATCGCCAACTCCCGCGCCTGCACATGTTCACCTCCGCGGTCCGCGCAACGGCATGAACTTCCCCCGGGCTGTCCACGCCGGCACCGCACGCCTGACTCGCAACGTGCCGGCCTGGCTCCAGATTGCCGCGGCGTCGGCGGTGGCGACGCTGTCCTGCCGCAGCGAGGCAAGCACGGTGTCAACGACCACTGCCTCGTCATCGATTTGGATCGTCGGGCTGATCACGAGGTAAAGCCGGGTGTGCCCGACATCATCTTCTTCCTCGAGCAGTTGGTAGTCCAGGGGACTGCCGCCGAATCGCGCCGGCAGCACCTCTTCGAGAATGCGGACCATGTCGCTGCCCACCAGTGTCACGCCTTCGCCCGTCAGCTTGCTGAAGCTTCGGACTTCGCGGAGGTGGTCGGTCAGGCCGTAAGCCTCCAGTGGGCAGCCGCAGTTGCGCGTCTCAATCACACCGACATCGTCACTCTCGACGTTCAGCAGCAGCATCGGCGCGGCGGGAAGCAAACTGGTGAAGCAGAACGCGCCGAGCGGCGCGTCCCAGCCCGGCACGTGGCGCTCCGACACAATGACCGCCACGCCATCCTTGAACAGGTGGAGGTCGTTGCCATCCACAGGTCTGGCGCACCCTGCCCCGATGCATCCCACGTCGCTCGAGATGTAGACCGGCAGCCAGCCGGCGCCGGTGCTGGTGATTGCGTTCACCTTGGCTGGGGTAGGAGGCTCGCCCCCGCTGACGAAGGTCACGCCGGACAGATCCAGGCCTTCCGCTCGCGCGGCGAGGCACACCCGGAGCGCCATACTGACGTGGGCGCGGACGACGCAGGCACCGCAAGCCTGCCTCGTAGCGATCGCCCAGCGCGCCACAACCACCGCCTGGTTCATCGTGACCCGCTCGGGGCTCGGAATAGGCCGACCGTACAGTCGTGCCAGGGCGACGATCCCTTTCGTGGCGATTCGGAATCTGAGGGGCGGCCGCAGGTCCTGGTCCCCGATCGGCGAGAACCATTTTTCCGGAACGTTGCCGAATCGGGCAGCCCGCAGGATGTTCGCGATGCCGCTGCCGTCGGGCAAGGGGGCACGCCAGATCGCCATGGGCACGTGGGCCACACCGTGGGCGTGCTGGGCGAGGAGGACCTGAGACGCCTGGGCCGCGAGGTTGTCGAGGTCGATGTCGACCCGCGCGCCTGCACCGGTGCTCCCGCTGGTTTCGGCCGCATAGGCGGCGCTCAGGTAGGGGTTGCGGAAATCGTGCGCCCCGGCGTTGATGACCCGCCCGTTCCGCACGATCGGCGTGCGCCCCTTGAACTCCTCGAAGGTGACGAAGACCCCGGCGTCTCTCAGGGCGCGAAGGGTTCCTTCCAGGCCGTCGCTGCGCACCAGGCGCTCGATGTCGCCCATCTGGCAACTGGCGGCTTCGAGCAACTGCCGGTACGGACTGCGGGCATACCCGAAGATGCCCTTCCTGACGAGGCGGAGGAAGTTCTGTTCACGCTCCGCGAGCCGGCGGCGAACGGTCGCAAGCGCCTCTTCCACCGTGAGGGTGTGGCGCAGGAAGCCCCGCAGCCCCCATGCGAAACGCGCGTACATCTTCGAGTCGTCCAGGACGCTCATTGCGGAAATCTCACACGGGCCGCGCTCGAGACGAACAGTCCGATGCCTTCCACTCGTTTCAGCACGAGTAGCGCCACGCCCGCAGCGAGCCACGACACGGTGGCCGTGACGACGGCGGCGCCAAACCCGCCGAACCGCGGGATCGCCAGCAGATGACCGACGATCGCCACCGGCACGAGCGGGGCCGC from Acidobacteriota bacterium includes:
- a CDS encoding class I SAM-dependent methyltransferase, encoding MNLPAFDPLAEGFDLWAQTFGVARFEPFLKGLSGHGGTVLDAGCGSGILAVHVADHAARVVGMDISRAMLAVAARRSIEAQKPNVEFVRGDLQALPFGDKSFDCVISSAALYNTRLETSLPELRRVVRPGGRILIADLVQRHPRLDRLPAWAILRALAAAPGHARAFGIRTMFRVLLFRTSQGWVRHYVRPKLTPAEFRDAYSRHLPGCRIKARRWDMFVFWEDTR
- a CDS encoding ABC transporter substrate-binding protein, with amino-acid sequence MTGHRWATWLIVIAIAIQMLACDTRSAVRPPAAGSVRLKVLVLPSLSSAPLFVAADGGYFAAQGLDVEFVKVSRSTDALLALARGALDVWTGSVSLGLLNAIGQNAGIRVVSDRGFIAPTGCAYGALVVRRSLVEHRTVGRPADLRGRRVALNPSSSPGYVTEKLLAQAGLALADITIVDLPEGAVVADALRSGSVDAAFVLEPWLTRIVQAETAVILASAGQVAPNYQHLVTAYGPSLLTGNPDAGRRFMTAYLASVEQYNEGKSARNLEIVARHTGLDADLLRKACWPSVRGDGRVDTGSMMEFQRWGLGKHLLDRALTPGQLWDSAFVDFANQARR
- a CDS encoding ABC transporter ATP-binding protein, which encodes MDLRCSRIAKVYPPGGNGMRALEDVSFTVRAQEFVCIIGPSGCGKTTLLKIIAGLLAPTSGEVTFSNSAESGRPRTALVFQEHGLFPWMSVLENVAFGLEMQGVAQAERHSLARAFIAKVGLTPFADHYPYQLSVGMRQRVGIVRAFVSDPQVLLMDEPFGALDAQTRMVLQDELLRIWKDDRKIVIHVTHDIDEAVRLGDRVFVMTGRPGRIREEIEIPFERPREVASRTPPQVAEIRWHIWKILEEDVRKSLSIPTS
- a CDS encoding glycoside hydrolase, with amino-acid sequence MRLTRLCLIAATIVGGVAASSTLSSRQAGVDPASAMHWRQIGPSRAGRARPLAGVPSQPNVFYVGFDNGGVWRSTDYGSNWTPIFDRESTGSIGAIAVAPSNPQIIYVGTGAAIIRPDLSTGNGVYKSTDAGKTWTHLGLFDSQMIAMIDVDPRDPNRLFVAALGHPYGPNAERGVFRSTDGGKTFQKVLYKDEYTSANDVRIDPSEPNTVYAALWVQQQSYIEGGAFGSTGGGIFKSTDGGTTWKQLIEGLPAVIQANLGVAPGDSKILYATIAGGPPSPGAPAGQGAAPAGRAAAGGPPAAGAPAGRGGGGSIGLYKSVDGGDHWFLAVRGPNGSGTRTPDNRPLGRIGGGDLPPVIVDPKNPDVLYTCSTVLWRSEDAGQTWSAVRGAPGGDDYQGLWINPNNTDIIFAVADQGAVVSGNRGTSWSNWYTQPTAAMYHVTTDNAFPYRVCGGQQDSGSACVDSRGNDGQITFRNWSPVGIQEYGEAAPDPKNPDLVYGSSRNNVTLFNRKTGQIKNVGPDLSAPDAKGMTYTRNVRTMPLEWSPVNPSVLFYAQNAVFQTADGGRSWARISGDLTRQAWDVPANTGKYASGVTPAPTGSITALSPSPIDANVLWAGTDDGRIQVMTGVGRTWTNVTPAAIKPWTRIFNIEAGHFSALTAYAAANTMRLDDMNPHFWRTDDGGKTWKEINTGLPSGAVSNSIREDPRQKGLLYAATETQVWVSFDDGDHWQSLRLDMPAVSVRDIAIKDDATCMCSDLVAGTHGRGFWILDDVAPLRQAAALRAAEGARAAYLVKPVTAVRVRFGMNPPTPWPPEVPAGENPPPGAILDYYLAADAAGPVTLEILDTVRRVVRTYSSTDPVPAVHPAIDPIAYNKICQETPNAPDCSLPLYWPAPPMVVSTRAGMHRVWWDMHYDPIGEGGGGRGGGGSAGAVPHRTYPSVNSPWAPPGSYTVRLTVDGKNYTQPIALKIDPRVTASAADLATLASLTSEMYEGARTAHAAYQLARALVAQLDTLSGDDVTKFKAAVVALAPAAGGGSGAGRGGRGAGAGAAAAGGRGGPPSPGASAGQAGRSTGGAAAAPTLQSVSTEMSSAAMAMQAAEIAPTAREVAACATARTNAAAVMAKWTALTSVDLAAFNAKRKAAGQLGVLMPKR
- a CDS encoding ABC transporter permease, producing the protein MAHLEDPRGRRTEKPVDPDVVTRSPSRDRWRAIVLPGVVGGVLAAWEGAARLGWLPPLLLPAPSAIASKVAALAASGELARHTTATVWRVLVGLALGGVPGAAVGLAMGWSRRARALGDPLVAAMHPIPKIALLPLVMVVFGIGESAKIVVIATSAFFPILISAMEGVRQISPIHFEVARNCGASRAKVLTRVVLPGSLPLLLAGARLALNTALLLTIAVELVLTQNGLGSMIWMAWQTLRIDQLYASLFVIAALGIVFNALLQRLSAALVPWQEEQQV